In the genome of Mucilaginibacter sp. 14171R-50, the window ATATTAAGCAATGTTATTGCCAATCAAACCATCCACGAAGCGTACGGAGGCGTTGTCCCCGAGCTTGCCTCAAGGGTTCATCAGCAAAATATTGTTCCTGCTGTACAACAAGCACTATTAAACGCAAAAGTAAGCAAAAATGATATTGATGCGGTAGCTTTTACGCGCGGCCCGGGGCTTTTAGGCTCACTTTTGGTAGGGGTTTCGTTCGCCAAGTCCTTCGCGCTTGCCAAAAACCTGCCATTGGTAGATATTAACCACATGCAGGCGCATATACTTGCGCACTTTATCGGCCCAAACAAGCCTGCTTTTCCTTTTTTGTGCCTTACCGTATCAGGGGGGCATACGCAAATAGTTTTGGTAAAAGATTACTTCGATATGGAAGTGATTGGCCAAACCCTTGACGACGCGGCAGGCGAGGCGATGGACAAGACCAGTAAAATATTAGGCCTGCCATATCCCGGCGGCCCGTTGATAGATAAGCACGCACGCAGTGGTAACCCTGATGCCTATAAATTCCCCGAGCCGCAGATACCGGGCTTTGATTTTAGCTTTAGCGGACTTAAAACAGCCATCCTTTATTTTATAAGGGATAACGTTGCTGCTAACCCTGATTTTATAAAGCAAAATATAAACGACATTTGCGCATCGGTTGAAAAACGCATTGCTACTATTTTATTAAATAAATTAAAACGTGCCGCTAAGGAATATAACATTAAAGATATAGCCCTGGCCGGCGGTGTGTCGGCTAATACCGGTTTGCGCGAAGGGCTTACCCGGCTTGGCGCCGAAAACGGCTGGAACGTTTTTATACCCAAGTTTGAATACTGTACTGATAACGCGGCTATGATAGCCATTGCCGGTTATTATAAATATTTAAAAGGTGAATTTGCCGGGCAGGACGTAGCGCCGCTGGCACGTATGCCGATGTAGGGAAGTCGATAGTCTATAGACGATAGTCCATAGACCTGCTTCCGGATAAACACAATACTATGGTCTATCGACCATTGACTATGAACTAAAATTATGAACATTCCTTCTCTTATCTTTTGGGCGGTTTTTGTACTGCCGCTTGTTGCTTTTTTAGTTTGGTTAATGCGCCAGGATAAACGCAAAGGTATAACCGGGCTTATTGTACTGGCTATTTTGGTGATTGGGGGTATAGCCTACATGTACTGGAAAACCGGGGGCAAATAATTAAATGCAAAGCAATTGGAAATTCAAGTCTTTGCAAAACCTTGAAAAGAAGGTGATGACAAATGATGGATATTCTTCCAATTTAACCGCGCGCTGCACAGAACTTTTAAGACGGCCGTTAAACGAATACTCGGTTGAAGACATGAGAATTATGATCGGGCAGCAAGTAGGTTTGAATTACCTAATACCATTAGCTCTGGAACAGTTACATATTAACATTTTATCGGAAGGGGATTATTACCCAGGAGATCTTTTAAATGTGGTATTGAAAGTTGATAAGGCGTTTTGGAGTAAGAATAGTTTATTATTCAAAAACTTGATACAGTTAATTAAGGGGAATAAAAATTTATTACTTCAATCTGGTATCTCTGAAGATATATTAGCCAATTTCAATTAAAACAACGGCCCCCGCATTTGCAGGGGCCGTATAAAAAAACACTTACAAAAATTCTAACCCGTACTTTATACAGTATTAGAAAGCCCTTTTATATATTCTGACAGATTGCCCGCCAGAAGTGGTGCAGAAAATAAAGAAAGTGTTATCTACCCTTTCGATACCGGCAATGGTAGCCCCTTGCGGTATGGTGTACTTTTTATAGCTGTTGCCTACATCGTTCGACAGGCTGAAACTTGTGCCGCCATAGGCCACATAATCCCCCCATTGTTTTATCACATTTACCTGCTCGTCACTTACTTTAACAAATACGTCGCCCTGGCCGCGCGATTGATATAGGCGGTTATCAGCTATTTGCGCGCTGGTGCTGAATATAGCATAGGTGTAACCAGGCGCCGAAAGGATATTTTTATAGCCTTCGTTTAAAAAGTAAGTGCCCGTAGTTCCCGTAGTAACCAGCCATGTTTGCCCCTGGTCGGTAGAGCGGTAGAACTTATTGGATGCAGGATCAATAGCGTAAAAATATTTACCGCCTCCATCGCTTGCAATATGGTCAAGCCTGGTAGCGCCACCTAAGCTCGCATTTTTTACCTGGAAACTGGTTCCCCCGTTCAGTGATATATAATATGACTGGCCCGATAGCAGGTACACCTTATCACTTTTAGCGACTATGCCGTTAAAGCCCAGGTTTGGCAAATTAGGGTTTACGATAAGTTTGGTGAACACTGTGCCATCTGTTTTTACAACGCCCAGGTTAGTGGTTATGTAAAAGTAGTTCCCATCGGCTACAATAAAGTTAACTTTCAATGTATCTTTTGTAAGCGGCAGGCTGTTAAATACATTATTGAAGGTGACCCCTTTATCGCTGCTGTAATACAGGTTTCTGCCGGTTTTGCCATTGGTGAAGAACATGCGACTGCCTGAGGATGCCGACATAATACCCGTTTGCGGACTTACCGTTTGATCTACTTGAGTCCAACCGTTTGGTGGCGACGGTACCACAAGCGTAAAGTCGGTTGCGCTTGTTAGTTTGGTGCCGCTGTTAACCGTCAAATATATTTTACCGGTTACGGCGCCCTGCGGTACTATAACCTGTAATTGCGTGGCCGTTGCAGCTATCACTGTACCGGTGAACAGGTTGTTTTGCGGGCCGGTAAAGTGTACAACATTGTCTGCCGGTATCGTGCTAAAATTAGTGCCTTTTACAACTATGGTATCGCCAGTTTTAGCGCTTGCCGGCGCAAACGATGTAAATGTTGCCGCTTGTATATAGGTAAACGTAGGCCCGGTGGCAACCTCGCTGTTCTTAACTTTTACAGACACCGCGCCTGTTGAACCGCCTGCCGGTACTTTAACCATAAGTTTGGTAGCGGTGGCCGATATGATCTCGGCATTTACGCCATTGAATTTAACCACATCATCTGCAGGCGTTGCACTATAATTTACACCGGTTATGGACACGGTATCGCCGGTACGGCCTTTTGTAGGTGCAATGTTTTCGATAGTTGGTTTATCAGCCACCGGAGTAGGGTCTTTTACCTCTGACTTTGGTTTGGTTACTACCGATGCGAAGGTTATGGTAAACCCACCTGACGAGTTAAACTCGCGGCCACTTGCATCCTTAAACATAATGTCCCATTTAACCTCAATATAGGTATCCGTAATGGTGATACTGATAGAGCCTGATAATGCATAATACGCATTGCCGCTGTTAAAGTACTGCACATAGGTTTGCGATGTGCCCGCGTTTACTTTAATGGTTTTAGTGCCGGGGTTAAGTGATGTGCCCGACTTTTTGGTTAGGGCGATAGCGCCGTTCTTCAGATCGTCGATAAAAAAAGTAAGCTTGTTGCCGTTGGCATCCAGCGTGGCCGATGTCTCCAGGGATTTTACCCCATCGCCGGGGGTGCTGAATAATGTGCTTTTGATATTATTTTCTTTGATGACGAATTCCTTTCCGTCTATTTTACCTTTAACGGTAGAGGTTTTAACCTCCGGTTGGGGAGTTGGCTTAATTACAGTTTCTTTTTTGCACGCGCTTACCGCCACAATAAGCAAGGCAAGGATGGCCGGTTTTTTTAATATTTTTTTCAGATACAGCTTCATTATGATGAGATTTTAATTTTTTTAAATCTCTGATTATTTAAATCTCAGGCATATACAGTATTTACGGTATATTTTACTGCGTACTAACAGCGGGCCGTCGGTAAAGGCGTGTTACGAACGATTACCATGACACGATCGTTGTACTTTGCGGGTGATATTTAAGGAATAAAAAAAGGCGATGAATAACTCCATCGCCTTACTTGTTTTCCCAACCTCTGATCTGATCACTAAAGCCTTTCCTTCAAAAACTGGCCGGTATAGCTGTCTTCAATTTTTATCAGGTTTTCGGGGGTGCCTTCAAAAACCACGTTACCGCCGCGGTCACCGCCTTCGGGACCAATGTCAATCACCCAGTCGGCGCATTTGATCACATCCATATTGTGTTCAATCACAATAATAGTGTTGCCATGCTCCAGCAGCGCGTCGAATGATTTCAGCAATTTCTTGATATCGGCAAAGTGCAGACCGGTTGTGGGCTCATCAAATATGAATAGTGTTTTATGGGTGTTGTTACCCTTAACAAGGAAGGAAGCCAGCTTAATACGCTGCGCCTCGCCGCCTGATAGCGTGTTTGAGGATTGCCCTAACTGCACATACCCTAAACCAACATCTACCAGTGGTTTTATTTTGGCCAATATTTTAGTGTCTTTGGCAAAAAATATCAGCGCCTCGTCAATGGTCATCTCCAGCACTTCTGATACATTTTTATCCTGATAGGTAACATCCAGTATATGCTGCTTAAAGCGTTTACTGCCGCAGGCCTCGCAGGTCAGGAAGATATCCGCCATAAACTGCATCTCTATCTTCACTTCGCCCTCACCCTGGCAAACATCGCAGCGCCCCCCCTCAACGTTGAACGAAAATGCCGATGGTTTTAAACCGGCAGCTTTTGCAGCCGGCAGCGCAGCGTACAGGTTACGTATCTCGTCCCAGGCTTTCACATAAGTAACCGGGTTAGAGCGCGACGAACGGCCGATTGGGTTTTGGTCAACCAGTTCCACCTGTTCAATTTTGTTGTAATCGCCTTCAATACTGTCAAAAGCGCCGCTTTGGTCGCCGCTGTAATTGCCCAGCGTTTTTTGCAGGGCGGGCGCCAGTATGCGTTTTACCAGGCTGGTTTTACCGGAGCCGGATACACCTGTTACCACCGTAAGCACACCCAGCGGGAACTTGGCATTGGCATGTTTCAGGTTATTTTCGCGGGCGCCTTTTATCTCGATAAAATCGCTCCACTTGCGGCGCGTTTTAGGTATAGCAATTTCTTCGCGGCCGCTTAGGTATTTGCCGGTAAGGCTATCGTCGTCAACTATGATCTGGTCGTAAGTGCCGGTAAATATCAGGTTGCCGCCATGTGTGCCGGCCTCGGGGCCAATATCTATGATATGGTCGGCGGCCTTCATGATCTCTTCTTCGTGCTCAACCACCAAAACGGTGTTCCCCACATCGCGAAGGGATTTCAGCACCGTTACCAAACGCTGGGTATCACGGGGGTGCAGGCCAATGCTTGGCTCGTCCAGTACATATATCGAACCCACCAGGCTGCTGCCCAGCGACGTGGCCAGGTTAATGCGCTGCGACTCGCCCCCCGAAAGTGTGTTTGACAAACGGTTGAGTGTTAGGTATGCCAGGCCCACATCATTTAAAAAGCTGAGGCGGTTGGTGATCTCTAAAAGCAGCCGCTTGCCTATCTTAAGGTCGGTTTCGTTCAGCTGCAGGTTGCTGAAAAATTCCAGTGCGGTATCTAAAGGCATCAGCACCACATCGGTGATTGATTTTCCGTCGATCTTTACATAGGTTGCATCCTTACGCAAACGGCTGCCCTTACATTCGGGGCAGGTAGTTTTTCCGCGGTAGCGCGATAGCAGCACGCGGTATTGTATCTTATAAGTTTGCTCCTCCATTTCCTTGAAGAAAGCATCCAGCCCCCGAAAATATTGATTGCCTGTCCATAGCAGGCGCTGCTGTTCTTCGGTAAGCTGGTTATACTGCCGGTGAATAGGGAAATCAAATTTCAGGGAGTTTTTTACCAGCACATCGTTCCACTCGCGCATCTTCTCGCCGCGCCAGGGGGCAATAGCGCCCTCATAAACGGTTTTACTTTTATCGGGGATAACCAGGTCTTCGTCAATACCGATGATCTTGCCATACCCCTCGCAGCGCTTACAAGCGCCGTAAGGGTTATTAAAGCTGAAGAAGTTTGGTGTAGGTTCTTCAAAGCGGATGCCGTCAAGCTCAAAGCGGTCGCAAAAGAAACGTTCGGTTTCTTCCTCCTCCTCGGGTTTGCGGTAACGCACAAAGCAATCGCCTTTACCTTCAAAAAACGCGGTTTGTATACTATCAGCCAGTCGGCTAATGGTTTCATCTTCCTCATTTTTAGTAATGCGGTCAATAACTATGCGCACATGCGGATCAACAGTCGTTGTTTGCGTATGGTCGGCAGCATCGTCTTTTTTGCCTTTCCCGGTATCTATCGAGGCGTTATCGATGCTTTCATCTTCCAAAAGCGATTCTATACGCGATACCTGCCCGTCGTACTCAACCCTTACAAACCCCTTTTGCATCAAAACGGCAAGTTCCTCTTTAATACTGCGGTTGTTATGCGGGTGCAGCGGGCACAGTATAGTTACCTGTGTTTCATCAGGCAGGGTGGTAATAAAATTGATCACGTCGGTTACGCTGTCCTTCTTTACTATCCCGCCCGATACCGGCGATATGGTTTTGCCAATGCGCGAAAAAAGCAGTTTAAGGTAATCGTATATCTCGGTGCTGGTACCAACTGTAGAGCGTGGGTTACTGGTGATTACTTTCTGCTCGATAGCTATTGCCGGGGCTATGCCCTTTATGTAATCAACATCGGGCTTGTTCATGCGGCCCAGAAACTGGCGTGCGTACGATGATAAGCTTTCTACATAGCGGCGCTGCCCTTCGGCATACAAAGTATCAAACGCCAGCGACGATTTACCCGAGCCCGACATGCCCGTAATAACCACCAGCTTGTTTTTGGGGATGGCCACATCCATATTTTTAAGGTTGTGTACCCTTGCCCCTTTTATAATTATATTTTTCTGCGGATCTTTTTCTGCTTCCTTGATCATAGTATTGGTTGGTCGTTCATGGCCCATAGATCATGGTAGAAATTTGCCTTATAGGTTAAACCTTTGATAAAACCTGTTATCTAACCAATAGTTTGCAATAAACTACCATCTATTATCCATGAACTTTTTGGAAATGCAAAAATCCTAAAATATTTAGCTTTTTCCAAATGAGTTTTGGCAATACGAGAGCTTAATGAGTTATTAATAAAAGAGTTTGCAATTTAGTGACACGTGGCTTTCGAGAAGAACATAATATACCCCGCTAAAAAATATTTGTTTTTATTTTTTAAGATCATTATATTTGAGGGTAACATTTTTCTTAAACCCTAAAAGAAACGCTATAGATAGAACTCTACTTTTAATAACGACAAAAAATTTAATTTAGTTTATTAGTAGCTTCTATGGATTTTCAATTGAAAAGTGATCAGGATCTAATCCATCTGTATATCGCCGGTAATGAGGCCGGACTTGTTGAGCTGATTAGGCGATACCAATCAAAAATTTACACTTCCATTTATTTACTTGTAAAAGACGAGGCCCTTGCCGAAGATATTTTTCAGGATACGTTTATTAAGGTTATTAATACGCTAAAAGCTGGTAAATACAACGAAGAGGGAAAGTTTTTGCCATGGGTAACCCGTATAGGCCATAACCTGGTTATCGACCATTTTCGCCGTGAAAAGCGCGCGCCTATGGTAAGCAATGGCGATGATTTTGATATTTTTGAGGTACTGGGGCATTACGATGAAAGCGCGGAAGACCGCCTGGTACGTGAGCAAACTCATAAAGACTTGAAATCGCTGATACAACTACTACCCTCAGAGCAGAAAGAGGTACTTATTATGCGCCACTTTGGCGATATGAGCTTTAAAGAAATTGCTGATGTTACTGATGTAAGCATTAACACCGCGCTTGGCCGTATGCGTTATGCGCTTAACAACCTGCGTAAAATGATGCAAAGCAAGGAAATGAGCTTGAAAAACTAATTCTGCGCTATAATCATTTGATCAATTGAAGAGTTAGCCGCGCATATAATATGCCGGTAGATATCATTGTTATAAAGCTGCCCTATAAGGGCGGCTTTTTTTATGATATTACAACAATAAGCCGCACGTACCACCGTTTAATTTGCGATGAATTTCCATTGAAATAGTTAATATTCTTAATTTGAACCATGGTAATGGACCAAAAATTAACCTTCAAAAAAAATTTCATTTAATTTTCATCTTTGTGAAATATTAATAAATAATTCTCGTTAATTTTATAATCAAACAAACAACAGCTTATGGGTGAAACCTTTACTTCAATTTTTAATGCGGTCACTAATAAAGCTCAGGTGAAACAATCAGAGGTATATGAGAATCTGGAAGCGGACGAGGTGATATTTTATAACTCCCTCCGCGCTGATTTGGATCTTTTAAAGAAAAAGCCAAAACTGCAGACCATACATCACATTTTAGATTATTCAAAGAGCCTGCGCTAAGTAGTACTACGCT includes:
- the tsaD gene encoding tRNA (adenosine(37)-N6)-threonylcarbamoyltransferase complex transferase subunit TsaD: MPVILGIESSCDETSAAVCVDGEILSNVIANQTIHEAYGGVVPELASRVHQQNIVPAVQQALLNAKVSKNDIDAVAFTRGPGLLGSLLVGVSFAKSFALAKNLPLVDINHMQAHILAHFIGPNKPAFPFLCLTVSGGHTQIVLVKDYFDMEVIGQTLDDAAGEAMDKTSKILGLPYPGGPLIDKHARSGNPDAYKFPEPQIPGFDFSFSGLKTAILYFIRDNVAANPDFIKQNINDICASVEKRIATILLNKLKRAAKEYNIKDIALAGGVSANTGLREGLTRLGAENGWNVFIPKFEYCTDNAAMIAIAGYYKYLKGEFAGQDVAPLARMPM
- a CDS encoding IPT/TIG domain-containing protein; the encoded protein is MKLYLKKILKKPAILALLIVAVSACKKETVIKPTPQPEVKTSTVKGKIDGKEFVIKENNIKSTLFSTPGDGVKSLETSATLDANGNKLTFFIDDLKNGAIALTKKSGTSLNPGTKTIKVNAGTSQTYVQYFNSGNAYYALSGSISITITDTYIEVKWDIMFKDASGREFNSSGGFTITFASVVTKPKSEVKDPTPVADKPTIENIAPTKGRTGDTVSITGVNYSATPADDVVKFNGVNAEIISATATKLMVKVPAGGSTGAVSVKVKNSEVATGPTFTYIQAATFTSFAPASAKTGDTIVVKGTNFSTIPADNVVHFTGPQNNLFTGTVIAATATQLQVIVPQGAVTGKIYLTVNSGTKLTSATDFTLVVPSPPNGWTQVDQTVSPQTGIMSASSGSRMFFTNGKTGRNLYYSSDKGVTFNNVFNSLPLTKDTLKVNFIVADGNYFYITTNLGVVKTDGTVFTKLIVNPNLPNLGFNGIVAKSDKVYLLSGQSYYISLNGGTSFQVKNASLGGATRLDHIASDGGGKYFYAIDPASNKFYRSTDQGQTWLVTTGTTGTYFLNEGYKNILSAPGYTYAIFSTSAQIADNRLYQSRGQGDVFVKVSDEQVNVIKQWGDYVAYGGTSFSLSNDVGNSYKKYTIPQGATIAGIERVDNTFFIFCTTSGGQSVRIYKRAF
- a CDS encoding RNA polymerase sigma factor, translating into MDFQLKSDQDLIHLYIAGNEAGLVELIRRYQSKIYTSIYLLVKDEALAEDIFQDTFIKVINTLKAGKYNEEGKFLPWVTRIGHNLVIDHFRREKRAPMVSNGDDFDIFEVLGHYDESAEDRLVREQTHKDLKSLIQLLPSEQKEVLIMRHFGDMSFKEIADVTDVSINTALGRMRYALNNLRKMMQSKEMSLKN
- a CDS encoding contact-dependent growth inhibition system immunity protein, which gives rise to MQSNWKFKSLQNLEKKVMTNDGYSSNLTARCTELLRRPLNEYSVEDMRIMIGQQVGLNYLIPLALEQLHINILSEGDYYPGDLLNVVLKVDKAFWSKNSLLFKNLIQLIKGNKNLLLQSGISEDILANFN
- the uvrA gene encoding excinuclease ABC subunit UvrA encodes the protein MIKEAEKDPQKNIIIKGARVHNLKNMDVAIPKNKLVVITGMSGSGKSSLAFDTLYAEGQRRYVESLSSYARQFLGRMNKPDVDYIKGIAPAIAIEQKVITSNPRSTVGTSTEIYDYLKLLFSRIGKTISPVSGGIVKKDSVTDVINFITTLPDETQVTILCPLHPHNNRSIKEELAVLMQKGFVRVEYDGQVSRIESLLEDESIDNASIDTGKGKKDDAADHTQTTTVDPHVRIVIDRITKNEEDETISRLADSIQTAFFEGKGDCFVRYRKPEEEEETERFFCDRFELDGIRFEEPTPNFFSFNNPYGACKRCEGYGKIIGIDEDLVIPDKSKTVYEGAIAPWRGEKMREWNDVLVKNSLKFDFPIHRQYNQLTEEQQRLLWTGNQYFRGLDAFFKEMEEQTYKIQYRVLLSRYRGKTTCPECKGSRLRKDATYVKIDGKSITDVVLMPLDTALEFFSNLQLNETDLKIGKRLLLEITNRLSFLNDVGLAYLTLNRLSNTLSGGESQRINLATSLGSSLVGSIYVLDEPSIGLHPRDTQRLVTVLKSLRDVGNTVLVVEHEEEIMKAADHIIDIGPEAGTHGGNLIFTGTYDQIIVDDDSLTGKYLSGREEIAIPKTRRKWSDFIEIKGARENNLKHANAKFPLGVLTVVTGVSGSGKTSLVKRILAPALQKTLGNYSGDQSGAFDSIEGDYNKIEQVELVDQNPIGRSSRSNPVTYVKAWDEIRNLYAALPAAKAAGLKPSAFSFNVEGGRCDVCQGEGEVKIEMQFMADIFLTCEACGSKRFKQHILDVTYQDKNVSEVLEMTIDEALIFFAKDTKILAKIKPLVDVGLGYVQLGQSSNTLSGGEAQRIKLASFLVKGNNTHKTLFIFDEPTTGLHFADIKKLLKSFDALLEHGNTIIVIEHNMDVIKCADWVIDIGPEGGDRGGNVVFEGTPENLIKIEDSYTGQFLKERL